In the Aristaeella hokkaidonensis genome, TGAACGGAGAAACCACCTGCCGGTACTACAATCAGTTTATGTGGCCCGGACGGTTTGCGGAATGCATCTCCTTTAATGAAGCGATCAGGATGATCACAAAATGAAAGAAAGCCCCGGATCCAGACGGATCCGGGGCTTTGTTCTGTTAAACAGATTATCCTTTGACAGCGCCGGCCATCATACCCTTGACCAGCTTGTCTTGGAAGATAATAAACATGATGACTGTGGGCAGGGCCGAAAGCGTCAGCACCGTCAGGATCAGCGGCGTATCCTGGGAGTGTTCGCCCTTGAAAGCGCCCAGTGCCAGGGGAAGGGTCTTCACACGGATATCATTCAGGAAAGTATTTGCGAAAGCAAATTCATTCCACATACCGACCGCATTGTAGATTGCCAGGGTGGACAAACCGGCCTTGGACAGCGGCAGAATAATCCGGAAGAACATGTTGTACTTGTTGCATCCGTCAATTCTGGCCGCTTCCTCCATCTCTGACGGGATTGTCATCATGAAGCCTGTCAGGATAAAGACGGACATGGGCAGCGCGAAGGCAACATATGGTCCCAGCAGTGAGAACAGATTGTTTATCAACCCCATCTGGTTGGTCATCTGATATACCGGGATCAGCGTTACGTGCATCGGCACGGACATCATGGCCACGATGCCGGCGTACAGGAAGCCGCGAAGCTTAAACTTCATCCGGGCCAGCGGATAGGC is a window encoding:
- a CDS encoding carbohydrate ABC transporter permease translates to MNKIINPQREKTKSRIAWGVAITLAVIWVVVTVGPFVFMVVNSFRDKKMMGRQGVLHFPDPWYFKNYPDVITNGFFGYFFRSLFIVSISLVLMLIISSFAAYPLARMKFKLRGFLYAGIVAMMSVPMHVTLIPVYQMTNQMGLINNLFSLLGPYVAFALPMSVFILTGFMMTIPSEMEEAARIDGCNKYNMFFRIILPLSKAGLSTLAIYNAVGMWNEFAFANTFLNDIRVKTLPLALGAFKGEHSQDTPLILTVLTLSALPTVIMFIIFQDKLVKGMMAGAVKG